The following proteins are encoded in a genomic region of Sneathiella marina:
- the ybeY gene encoding rRNA maturation RNase YbeY — translation MLSDTKQTPVPFTIDIATNIESDDWYSLLESFDSITHRVIDKTLGGYCRKHGFEKLTDVTGAIVEVSLVFTNDDSIKRLNSDYREKDNPTNVLSFPDTELNANTLKESAVTDEPLILGDIVFALETIRQESQTQNKKFENHVLHLLVHGLLHLVGYDHIEQDEADIMEELEIGILREFDIDNPYISPDNKKGIS, via the coding sequence ATGTTGTCCGATACCAAACAAACTCCCGTACCATTTACCATCGATATTGCGACCAATATCGAAAGCGACGATTGGTATAGCTTGCTGGAGAGCTTTGATTCAATTACGCATCGAGTGATTGACAAAACTCTGGGGGGTTACTGTCGGAAACATGGGTTCGAAAAACTGACGGATGTGACAGGGGCCATTGTAGAAGTCAGCCTTGTGTTTACAAATGATGACAGTATCAAGCGTCTCAACAGCGACTATCGAGAAAAAGACAATCCGACAAATGTGCTTTCTTTCCCGGATACGGAATTGAACGCAAACACCTTAAAAGAATCCGCTGTTACGGACGAGCCTCTTATACTTGGGGATATTGTCTTTGCTCTGGAAACCATTCGACAGGAATCGCAAACCCAAAACAAGAAGTTTGAAAATCATGTACTACATCTTTTAGTTCATGGACTTTTACATCTTGTCGGCTACGATCATATAGAACAAGATGAAGCTGATATTATGGAAGAACTTGAAATTGGGATTTTACGTGAGTTTGACATTGATAATCCGTATATATCACCTGACAACAAAAAAGGAATTTCGTAA
- a CDS encoding hemolysin family protein — translation MSDHVSPPDSPETRDETETDVASNSMLQVLKRLLGLGQQSDQSVRSTLEELIEEHDDPEQSINASEKMMLTNILSFSELSISDVMIPRADIEAVDAALPLKEVVERFKDTSHSRLPVFEDGLDNVVGMFHIKDLINFWNDPDASNWQNFRREILFVPPSMSVPDLLLKMRANHIHMAAVVDEYGGIDGLVTIEDLVEEIVGDIEDEHDAQEGPLITVASNGMLEADARASIEELESLLEVDLLPEDEDDEVDSVGGLVFQLAGQIPTRGEIISHSSGLDFEILDADPRKVKKVRIRRRPKLMSSAE, via the coding sequence ATGAGTGATCACGTCTCTCCGCCGGATTCTCCAGAAACGCGCGATGAAACCGAAACGGACGTTGCAAGCAATAGCATGCTACAGGTGCTCAAGCGGCTTTTGGGTTTGGGGCAGCAATCTGACCAAAGTGTCAGGTCGACATTGGAAGAATTGATCGAGGAACATGATGATCCCGAACAATCGATAAACGCCTCCGAAAAGATGATGTTGACCAATATTCTGAGCTTTAGTGAGCTCAGTATCAGCGATGTCATGATCCCGAGGGCCGATATCGAAGCAGTTGATGCGGCGCTGCCCCTTAAAGAAGTTGTCGAACGTTTCAAGGACACCAGCCATTCCCGTCTTCCCGTTTTTGAGGACGGTTTGGATAATGTCGTCGGGATGTTTCATATTAAGGATTTGATAAATTTCTGGAATGATCCGGACGCGAGTAACTGGCAAAATTTCCGCCGAGAAATTTTATTCGTTCCTCCCTCCATGTCCGTGCCGGATTTGCTGTTGAAAATGCGGGCAAATCATATTCACATGGCGGCCGTGGTCGATGAGTATGGCGGAATAGATGGCTTGGTAACCATCGAGGATTTAGTCGAAGAGATCGTTGGCGACATTGAAGATGAACATGATGCCCAAGAAGGTCCGCTTATCACAGTCGCGAGTAACGGAATGCTGGAGGCGGATGCGCGCGCGTCTATCGAAGAACTGGAATCTCTGCTGGAAGTGGATCTGTTACCCGAAGATGAAGATGATGAAGTCGACAGTGTCGGTGGCCTCGTATTTCAACTGGCCGGCCAGATCCCGACCCGAGGAGAAATCATATCGCATTCCAGTGGTCTCGATTTCGAGATTTTGGATGCAGATCCCCGAAAGGTCAAAAAAGTCCGTATCCGGCGGCGCCCCAAGTTGATGAGTTCGGCCGAATGA
- the lnt gene encoding apolipoprotein N-acyltransferase gives MISLNEWIQGLTFLKKALLAFLLGLMVAAALPPVHLVFLLPVSFTGLILILSGAKNRKQAFFVGWWFAWGQFIAGLYWIGVAFTIDADAHAALMPLPVLALPAFLAIFPGLATLATHMTKVESVGRIFIFTSFWILSEYVRGTIFTGFPWNLVGYSWTFFLPVLQSTAYIGIYGLTLLTVLVSCLPALLADRHIPKSTAIRFIATGGMVFILIFVAGQWRLNEQTTDVYSEKKIRIIQPNIRQADKWKPHLRRNHLLKTITLSQTENGFHPDYLIWPETAVPYFLTTSDQLKAQLTEFVPQGGAIVTGAPRHNPETNQYWNSVHVLDGDGQIKQTYDKQHLVPYGEYLPLRNWLKATGLMKLIPVLDQMSDFAIPEAGAPKVISLSGLPPARVMICYEIAFPWEVVPNTQFSWILNATNDGWFGNTSGPYQHLAITITRAVEHGKPVIRAANTGISAIIDPYGNIVQKLDLNETGIIDGYIPMPTETITFYGNVGEIVPAIMTLILFIIGVYYGRFRSRYKNTSFLD, from the coding sequence ATGATATCCCTCAATGAGTGGATCCAAGGCCTTACTTTCTTAAAAAAAGCACTTCTCGCCTTTCTGTTGGGGCTGATGGTCGCCGCCGCGTTGCCGCCTGTCCATCTCGTCTTTCTTTTACCTGTTAGCTTTACGGGTCTCATCCTGATACTCAGCGGCGCCAAAAACCGCAAGCAAGCGTTTTTCGTAGGCTGGTGGTTTGCCTGGGGCCAGTTTATCGCCGGCCTCTACTGGATCGGCGTTGCCTTCACCATTGATGCCGATGCGCATGCCGCCTTGATGCCATTACCAGTGTTGGCATTGCCCGCCTTTCTTGCCATATTTCCGGGTCTGGCAACACTTGCGACCCATATGACGAAGGTAGAATCGGTTGGACGAATCTTCATTTTCACCAGTTTCTGGATTTTATCGGAATATGTTCGCGGCACTATATTTACAGGATTTCCCTGGAATCTTGTTGGCTATAGCTGGACATTTTTCCTGCCCGTTCTCCAATCAACGGCATACATTGGCATTTACGGCCTGACCCTCCTGACGGTATTGGTAAGCTGCCTACCCGCTTTACTTGCCGATCGCCACATACCAAAATCCACTGCCATAAGGTTCATTGCAACCGGCGGCATGGTTTTCATTCTCATATTTGTCGCCGGACAATGGCGTCTCAACGAGCAGACAACAGACGTCTATTCCGAGAAAAAAATTCGCATCATTCAGCCGAATATCCGTCAAGCCGATAAATGGAAACCGCATCTTCGTCGGAACCATCTGTTAAAAACAATCACCTTGAGCCAAACCGAAAACGGTTTTCATCCGGACTACCTGATCTGGCCCGAAACGGCAGTCCCCTATTTCCTGACTACATCTGACCAGCTTAAAGCTCAGCTAACGGAATTTGTCCCGCAAGGCGGTGCAATTGTAACCGGTGCACCGCGTCACAACCCTGAAACAAATCAGTATTGGAATAGTGTGCATGTTCTTGACGGTGACGGGCAGATAAAGCAGACATATGACAAGCAACATCTGGTACCGTACGGGGAATATCTGCCGCTGCGCAATTGGTTGAAAGCAACGGGCCTGATGAAACTAATTCCTGTCTTGGATCAGATGTCAGATTTTGCCATTCCGGAAGCAGGAGCGCCCAAAGTCATTTCGCTTTCCGGCTTACCGCCGGCAAGGGTCATGATCTGCTATGAAATTGCTTTTCCATGGGAGGTTGTGCCAAATACGCAATTTTCCTGGATCCTAAATGCGACAAATGATGGCTGGTTTGGGAATACTTCCGGCCCCTATCAACATCTTGCCATTACAATAACCCGAGCGGTTGAACACGGAAAACCAGTTATTCGAGCCGCCAACACAGGGATTTCAGCAATCATTGATCCCTATGGGAATATTGTTCAAAAACTGGACCTGAACGAAACCGGTATCATCGACGGTTATATTCCAATGCCCACGGAAACTATTACATTTTATGGCAATGTAGGCGAAATTGTCCCGGCTATAATGACCCTTATTTTGTTTATTATTGGGGTATATTATGGACGGTTTCGATCTCGCTATAAAAACACGAGTTTTCTTGACTAG
- a CDS encoding helix-turn-helix domain-containing protein, giving the protein MPNHPVDAHVGSRVRLRRTLLGLSQQKLGRDLGLTFQQIQKYERGTNRIGASRLYELSEILDVPLSFFFDEMPRDSLSTSGGLADPEKAFEHQYMSKRETLELVRAYYKITDLEVRKRIFEVIKSIAHQQDQANQ; this is encoded by the coding sequence ATGCCAAATCATCCGGTAGATGCACATGTCGGAAGTCGCGTACGCTTGCGCCGAACTCTTCTGGGCCTAAGCCAGCAAAAGCTCGGGCGAGACCTCGGTCTTACTTTTCAACAAATTCAAAAGTACGAGCGTGGAACGAACCGGATCGGCGCGAGCCGACTGTATGAACTGAGCGAAATTCTGGATGTACCGCTCTCCTTTTTCTTTGACGAAATGCCCAGGGATTCACTCTCGACAAGCGGCGGCCTCGCCGACCCTGAAAAAGCATTTGAACATCAATATATGTCTAAAAGAGAAACATTGGAGTTAGTTCGGGCATACTACAAAATTACAGATCTAGAAGTAAGAAAACGAATTTTTGAAGTGATCAAATCCATCGCCCATCAACAAGACCAAGCAAATCAATAG
- the metK gene encoding methionine adenosyltransferase, with amino-acid sequence MPSQNYLFTSESVSEGHPDKVCDRISDSIVDLYLSHDPFARVACETLTTTNRIVLAGEVRGPASITKAMIEETARAAVKDIGYEQDGFHWRNAAVDVFLHEQSADIAQGVDAAGNKDEGAGDQGIMFGYAVNETDVLMPAPIYYSHGILKRLAEVRHSGAEKGLGPDSKSQVTLVYENGKPVRAASVVVSTQHDENLDTDAVREIVRKYVTDVLPDGWMCPEDEFYVNPTGNFVIGGPDGDAGLTGRKIIVDTYGGAAPHGGGAFSGKDPTKVDRSAAYASRYLAKNVVAAGLADKCCLQVSYAIGVSKPLSLYVDLYGTGRVDEDKLAKTLMDTMDLSPRGIREHLGLNKPIYARTAAYGHFGPAPDADGGFSWEKTDLADSLRSTLG; translated from the coding sequence GTGCCGAGTCAAAATTACCTTTTTACAAGTGAATCTGTGTCTGAAGGACACCCAGATAAAGTTTGCGATCGCATTTCTGACAGTATCGTAGATTTGTACCTGTCGCATGATCCGTTCGCCCGGGTTGCCTGTGAAACCCTGACAACAACGAACCGGATTGTCCTCGCCGGAGAGGTTCGTGGGCCAGCGTCCATTACCAAGGCAATGATTGAAGAAACCGCGCGAGCCGCGGTCAAAGACATTGGGTATGAGCAAGACGGTTTTCATTGGCGAAATGCGGCAGTCGATGTTTTCCTGCATGAGCAATCAGCGGATATCGCCCAAGGTGTTGATGCCGCAGGCAATAAAGACGAAGGCGCCGGAGACCAGGGAATTATGTTTGGCTATGCGGTCAATGAAACAGATGTACTGATGCCCGCCCCCATATATTATTCCCATGGAATATTGAAGCGGCTGGCGGAAGTACGCCATAGCGGCGCGGAAAAAGGACTGGGGCCTGATTCAAAAAGCCAGGTAACGCTCGTCTATGAAAATGGGAAACCCGTTCGGGCTGCCTCAGTCGTCGTGTCAACACAGCATGACGAAAATCTTGACACAGACGCCGTCCGGGAAATTGTTCGTAAATATGTTACAGATGTATTGCCTGATGGCTGGATGTGCCCGGAAGATGAGTTTTACGTCAACCCGACCGGAAATTTCGTCATCGGAGGACCGGACGGAGACGCCGGATTAACAGGCCGGAAAATTATTGTCGATACTTATGGCGGCGCAGCTCCCCATGGCGGCGGCGCTTTTTCGGGCAAAGATCCGACCAAGGTAGATCGTTCTGCCGCTTACGCGTCGAGATATCTGGCAAAGAATGTCGTTGCGGCGGGTCTCGCTGATAAATGCTGCCTTCAGGTTTCCTACGCGATCGGGGTTTCAAAACCTTTGTCTTTGTATGTGGACCTTTATGGAACCGGCCGCGTCGACGAAGACAAACTCGCCAAAACACTGATGGACACCATGGATTTAAGCCCGCGAGGTATTCGCGAGCATCTGGGCCTCAATAAACCAATTTACGCCCGGACAGCCGCCTATGGTCATTTTGGACCTGCACCTGACGCGGATGGCGGGTTTTCTTGGGAAAAAACGGACCTTGCCGATAGTTTGCGATCTACATTGGGCTAG
- the trmB gene encoding tRNA (guanine(46)-N(7))-methyltransferase TrmB, with protein sequence MEPNRDKRILYGRRRGKPLRKGQQALIEHELPGLLVPMREEALDLAALFGSGFDKYWLEVGFGSGEHLAWQAHENPDTGILGCEPFINGVATLLGKLKSDQSTNVRIHPDAAEPLIGKLPENTIDRCFVLFADPWPKSNHNKRRFVSTTNIAALARVMKSGAELRIATDHVDYGAWILWHMLQSTRFDWIAETPGDWRVRSADWPPTRYEQKAIQKGLKPVYYRFRRNDQAWS encoded by the coding sequence ATGGAACCTAATCGGGACAAACGGATCCTGTATGGACGCCGCCGTGGAAAACCACTCCGAAAAGGTCAGCAGGCGCTCATCGAGCATGAGCTTCCAGGATTATTGGTGCCCATGCGAGAAGAGGCACTTGATCTGGCGGCGCTGTTCGGCTCAGGTTTTGATAAATACTGGTTGGAGGTCGGTTTTGGCAGCGGCGAACATCTGGCCTGGCAAGCGCATGAAAACCCGGATACGGGAATTTTGGGATGTGAGCCTTTTATTAACGGTGTTGCCACATTGCTGGGAAAGCTCAAGTCAGATCAGTCAACAAATGTCCGAATTCATCCAGATGCAGCTGAACCCCTCATCGGGAAATTACCCGAAAATACAATAGATCGATGCTTTGTTTTATTTGCTGATCCCTGGCCCAAAAGCAATCACAATAAGCGGCGATTCGTATCAACTACCAATATTGCGGCACTGGCCCGAGTCATGAAGTCCGGTGCCGAGCTCAGAATAGCAACTGATCATGTTGATTACGGCGCCTGGATTCTTTGGCATATGCTGCAGTCCACCCGTTTCGACTGGATCGCGGAAACCCCCGGAGACTGGCGGGTTCGCAGTGCAGACTGGCCGCCTACCCGGTACGAACAAAAAGCCATTCAAAAAGGACTTAAGCCCGTCTATTACAGATTTCGCCGCAATGACCAGGCCTGGTCGTAA
- the rimP gene encoding ribosome maturation factor RimP, with protein sequence MITPSLEDMGYELVRITMTGNEKKILQVMAERPDGTMTIEGCTEVSRMVSALLDVEDPISGAYDLEVSSPGIDRPLTRLKDFERWAGFEAKVELDQAVDGKRRYRGKLLGLKDEIILVDGDDGTRFELPFSEIRKAKLILTDELIAASTAASKS encoded by the coding sequence ATGATCACACCCTCGCTCGAAGATATGGGGTATGAGCTCGTGCGTATAACGATGACCGGCAATGAAAAGAAAATTTTGCAGGTCATGGCAGAACGGCCCGATGGCACAATGACAATTGAAGGGTGCACAGAAGTCAGCCGGATGGTGTCAGCGCTACTGGATGTAGAGGATCCTATTTCCGGCGCCTATGATCTGGAAGTTTCATCTCCGGGGATCGACAGACCCTTGACGCGGTTGAAGGATTTTGAGCGCTGGGCTGGGTTTGAAGCTAAAGTGGAACTTGACCAGGCCGTTGACGGCAAACGACGATATCGAGGCAAGTTACTGGGCCTCAAAGATGAGATAATCTTGGTAGATGGCGATGATGGCACCAGATTTGAACTGCCGTTCTCTGAGATAAGAAAAGCAAAGTTGATTTTAACCGATGAATTGATTGCCGCAAGCACTGCGGCGTCTAAGTCTTAG
- the nusA gene encoding transcription termination factor NusA, producing MENAASLNRLELLQVADAVAREKVIDRDIVLEAMEEAVQKAARAKYGHENDIRANIDRGTGEIRLARVREVVEEVENEATQITPADAQFQLEGAAVGDFLIEPLPPIDFGRIAAQTAKQVIVQKVREAERERQYEEYKDRVGEVVNGIVKRVEYGNVTVDLGKADAVVRRDEMLPRESFRQGDRIRAYIYDVRPEPRGPQIFLSRSHPQFMSKLFGQEVPEIYDGIIEVKAVARDPGSRAKIAVLSADSSIDPVGACVGMRGSRVQAVVNELQGEKIDIIQWSPDQASFIVNALAPAEVAKVVLDEDANRIEVVVPDDQLSLAIGRRGQNVRLASQLSGWDIDILTEDEESNRRQAEFTDRTQIFMNALDVDETIAQLLAAEGFTSIEDVMYVDVAEIAEIEGFDEEIATELSRRAQEFVEASNAEMEAKRVELGISDDIVNLGAFTPAMIVALGEAGVKELDDLADLAGDELTNSEDGILRDFDLKLENANEIIMAARAHWFDEEESEAESGAETDGDVEGSEAEVPAS from the coding sequence ATGGAAAACGCTGCGAGTTTAAACCGCTTGGAATTGCTGCAAGTAGCAGACGCTGTTGCCAGGGAAAAAGTGATCGATCGCGACATCGTATTGGAAGCGATGGAAGAGGCTGTCCAGAAGGCAGCCCGTGCGAAATATGGCCACGAAAATGATATTAGGGCCAATATTGATCGTGGGACCGGAGAGATTCGCCTGGCGCGCGTCCGTGAAGTTGTCGAAGAAGTCGAGAATGAGGCTACCCAGATCACGCCTGCCGATGCTCAGTTCCAGCTCGAAGGCGCCGCTGTCGGTGATTTTTTGATTGAGCCGTTGCCACCTATTGATTTTGGCCGCATTGCTGCGCAAACCGCAAAACAGGTTATTGTACAAAAGGTTCGCGAAGCCGAACGTGAACGTCAGTATGAAGAATATAAGGACCGGGTCGGAGAAGTCGTAAATGGCATCGTCAAACGTGTCGAATACGGCAATGTTACCGTTGACTTAGGTAAAGCTGATGCCGTGGTTCGCCGGGATGAAATGCTCCCGCGTGAAAGTTTCCGCCAAGGGGATCGTATTCGCGCCTATATCTATGATGTACGGCCTGAACCACGGGGGCCGCAGATATTCCTGTCTCGCAGCCATCCGCAATTCATGTCCAAACTCTTCGGCCAGGAAGTGCCGGAAATTTATGATGGCATTATTGAAGTTAAAGCTGTAGCGCGTGATCCGGGAAGCCGGGCGAAAATCGCCGTCCTGTCAGCTGATTCGAGCATTGACCCGGTTGGTGCTTGTGTCGGGATGCGGGGTTCTCGTGTTCAGGCGGTTGTCAATGAGCTTCAAGGTGAAAAAATTGATATTATTCAGTGGTCACCGGATCAGGCCAGTTTTATCGTCAATGCTTTGGCACCGGCGGAGGTGGCGAAAGTTGTTCTGGACGAAGATGCCAACCGGATTGAAGTCGTTGTACCGGACGATCAATTGTCTCTGGCCATCGGGCGCAGGGGGCAGAATGTTCGCCTCGCGTCTCAATTGTCAGGTTGGGATATCGATATTCTGACCGAGGACGAAGAAAGTAACCGTCGCCAGGCTGAATTCACTGATCGCACGCAAATATTCATGAATGCCCTTGATGTTGATGAAACGATTGCCCAATTATTGGCTGCAGAAGGTTTCACCTCAATTGAAGATGTGATGTATGTGGACGTCGCGGAAATTGCCGAAATCGAAGGATTCGATGAAGAAATTGCGACAGAGCTCAGTCGTCGGGCCCAAGAATTTGTTGAAGCATCAAATGCTGAAATGGAAGCGAAGCGAGTAGAATTGGGTATCAGCGACGATATTGTCAATCTTGGCGCCTTCACGCCCGCAATGATCGTCGCCTTGGGCGAAGCCGGTGTTAAAGAACTGGATGATCTTGCGGACCTGGCAGGTGACGAGTTGACCAATTCAGAAGATGGTATTTTGCGGGACTTCGATCTTAAGCTCGAAAACGCCAATGAAATCATCATGGCGGCGCGTGCTCATTGGTTTGACGAGGAAGAATCCGAAGCGGAATCCGGCGCGGAAACAGATGGTGACGTTGAGGGAAGCGAGGCTGAAGTTCCGGCGAGCTGA
- a CDS encoding RNA-binding protein, which translates to MSDPQRRCIATGQIREKEDLLRFAVSPDGILVLDVQMNLPGRGIWISCSQQSVELALKKGLFAKSAKRAVTVPENLVLKIDEALSQRCLALLGLGRKSGLVTVGFAKVEKALRSKKVSILIAASDGADDGKQKLKRIAGTLPVVDAFDNDELSQALGKENIVHASVGSSGLTKKITFAVSQLSRFRDHDDVN; encoded by the coding sequence TTGAGTGATCCTCAACGGCGGTGTATAGCCACTGGACAAATACGGGAAAAAGAGGATTTGCTTCGATTTGCTGTATCGCCCGACGGAATATTGGTACTCGATGTTCAAATGAATTTGCCAGGTCGCGGCATTTGGATTAGTTGTAGCCAGCAATCGGTCGAGCTGGCGTTAAAAAAGGGGCTGTTTGCAAAGTCTGCGAAGCGGGCGGTCACAGTGCCGGAGAATTTGGTGCTAAAAATTGACGAGGCTCTTTCGCAACGTTGTCTGGCATTGCTGGGATTGGGACGAAAGAGTGGGTTGGTAACAGTAGGGTTTGCTAAAGTTGAAAAAGCCCTGAGATCAAAAAAGGTTTCTATCCTGATTGCAGCGTCCGACGGCGCCGATGATGGAAAGCAGAAGTTGAAAAGAATAGCAGGTACGTTGCCAGTGGTTGACGCGTTTGATAACGATGAATTAAGCCAGGCGCTCGGCAAAGAAAATATTGTTCACGCGAGCGTTGGCTCAAGTGGATTGACGAAAAAGATTACGTTTGCGGTTTCCCAACTATCCAGGTTCAGGGACCATGACGATGTAAATTGA
- the infB gene encoding translation initiation factor IF-2: MTETNDKDGRKSLSLNKPLEAKKTAGGNSQVRQSFTHGRTKTVQVEVRKKRGAAGALGTQKPNTATTAPSTATAKKTLSVAKPVAKAPAAPAQKKSSEDKQAPLLTTDEKAARAAALAGAREQNIKDAERKVIEDAARLEEEKRLAAEQAAEEKVAAAAAKKAAKRRSPEERRLAEEAEALRLTEEENAAKNAQVAVHREKTKSAAKADDSAAEASSAPRRAARSAPADDQPAPDNAPSGRKKQVKSSRSGGGDERTTPARKTDEPRRRAGRLTIGDALNDRGPKQRSLASIRRARKKQQQHSSEPAQKIFREVTIPEVISVQELANRMTERSVDVIKSLMKLGIMATASQTIDADTAELVVEELGHTAKRIAESDVEIGLGGEDEDVTENLVPRAPVVAVMGHVDHGKTSLLDALRKSDVVAGEAGGITQHIGAYQVTLANGSEITFLDTPGHEAFTAMRMRGAQVTDIVILVVAADDSVMPQTIEAIKHAKAAEVPIIVAINKCDKPAADPNKVRQELLQHEIFVEDMGGDVLDVEVSATKGTGLDKLQEAIMLQAELLELKANPDRSAQGTVVEAKLETGRGMVATVLVSRGTLRVGDHFVMGTAMGKVRALLDYRGQQVKEAGPSVPVEVLGIQGAPVAGDDFAVTESEGKAKEIAEYRQRLDKTKKVTATARGTIEQMFSAIKEGSVDELPVVIKADVQGSAEAISNSLEKLGTDEVAVKILYSGVGGITESDIALATASRAIIIAFNTRANKQARDEAAQEGIDIQYYSVIYNVIDDMKALLSGMLAPTLNENFLGYAEIKEVFNISKLGKIGGCIVTEGNVKRGAKVRLLRDNVVIHEGTLATLKRFKDEVKEVKSGMECGMAFENYHDLQVGDFIECFEIEEVARQL; encoded by the coding sequence ATGACTGAGACAAACGACAAGGATGGGCGCAAGTCGCTTAGCCTAAACAAACCGTTGGAAGCGAAAAAGACAGCTGGCGGGAATAGTCAGGTCCGTCAAAGCTTTACCCATGGTCGAACCAAGACCGTGCAGGTAGAGGTGCGCAAAAAACGCGGAGCCGCCGGCGCCCTGGGCACTCAAAAACCGAACACCGCCACAACAGCTCCGTCGACGGCAACAGCCAAGAAGACACTCAGTGTCGCGAAACCTGTCGCCAAAGCACCCGCCGCCCCGGCTCAAAAGAAAAGCAGTGAAGATAAGCAAGCTCCGCTGCTAACGACGGACGAGAAAGCAGCGCGTGCGGCAGCTCTTGCCGGCGCTCGCGAGCAAAATATCAAAGATGCAGAACGCAAGGTTATTGAAGATGCCGCTCGGCTAGAGGAAGAAAAACGGCTGGCGGCTGAACAAGCAGCTGAGGAAAAAGTAGCCGCTGCCGCAGCTAAAAAAGCTGCAAAACGGCGCTCACCTGAAGAACGTCGCCTTGCAGAAGAAGCGGAAGCTCTGAGGCTTACCGAAGAGGAAAATGCTGCTAAAAATGCGCAAGTCGCGGTGCATCGGGAAAAAACCAAATCAGCAGCAAAAGCAGACGATTCAGCAGCCGAGGCGAGCTCCGCCCCCAGACGCGCGGCAAGATCCGCTCCGGCAGACGATCAACCCGCCCCTGACAACGCGCCATCAGGACGTAAAAAACAGGTAAAATCATCGCGTTCGGGCGGTGGCGATGAACGGACAACGCCTGCGCGCAAAACCGACGAGCCGCGCCGTCGTGCCGGAAGGCTTACCATCGGCGACGCCCTCAATGACCGGGGACCGAAACAACGGTCACTGGCCTCCATTCGCCGGGCCCGCAAAAAACAACAACAGCATTCTTCAGAACCCGCGCAGAAGATTTTCCGCGAAGTGACAATTCCGGAAGTTATTTCCGTGCAAGAACTCGCCAACCGGATGACTGAACGCTCTGTCGATGTCATAAAATCCTTGATGAAGCTGGGCATTATGGCCACTGCCAGCCAGACAATTGATGCAGATACCGCAGAACTTGTTGTTGAAGAGCTGGGCCATACCGCAAAACGTATTGCTGAATCTGATGTGGAAATTGGCCTTGGTGGTGAAGATGAAGATGTCACGGAGAACCTGGTTCCCCGGGCTCCGGTTGTTGCCGTTATGGGACATGTCGACCATGGTAAAACATCCTTGCTGGATGCGTTGCGTAAATCAGATGTGGTCGCCGGAGAAGCTGGCGGCATTACTCAACATATCGGCGCCTACCAGGTGACGTTAGCCAATGGCAGCGAAATCACTTTCCTGGATACGCCAGGCCATGAAGCCTTTACCGCCATGCGGATGCGCGGAGCGCAGGTAACGGATATCGTTATTCTTGTTGTTGCCGCTGATGACAGCGTCATGCCGCAAACCATTGAAGCCATCAAACATGCAAAAGCTGCTGAGGTTCCGATAATTGTTGCCATCAATAAATGTGACAAGCCTGCTGCGGATCCGAACAAGGTGCGGCAGGAACTCCTGCAGCATGAAATATTTGTCGAAGATATGGGCGGTGATGTCTTGGATGTAGAGGTTTCTGCAACCAAGGGCACGGGCCTCGACAAGCTGCAAGAAGCCATCATGCTGCAAGCGGAGTTGCTTGAACTTAAAGCCAACCCGGACCGCTCTGCGCAAGGGACTGTTGTTGAAGCCAAACTCGAAACAGGCCGCGGCATGGTCGCCACTGTTCTGGTCAGCAGAGGAACGCTGCGGGTCGGTGATCATTTTGTCATGGGAACCGCCATGGGCAAGGTAAGGGCCCTGCTGGATTATCGCGGGCAGCAAGTCAAGGAAGCCGGCCCTTCAGTCCCGGTTGAAGTTCTGGGAATCCAGGGCGCACCAGTTGCCGGTGACGACTTCGCTGTAACCGAAAGTGAGGGTAAAGCCAAGGAAATTGCTGAATATCGACAGCGCCTTGATAAGACCAAGAAGGTAACGGCAACAGCGCGTGGCACCATTGAGCAAATGTTCAGTGCCATTAAAGAAGGCTCTGTGGATGAACTGCCGGTTGTTATTAAAGCGGATGTTCAAGGATCAGCCGAAGCCATTAGCAATTCGCTTGAAAAATTGGGTACCGATGAAGTCGCTGTTAAAATCCTGTATTCGGGTGTCGGCGGTATTACCGAATCTGATATTGCGCTTGCCACTGCATCCCGCGCCATCATTATCGCGTTTAATACACGCGCCAACAAACAAGCAAGAGATGAAGCTGCGCAAGAAGGTATCGACATTCAGTATTACTCGGTCATTTATAATGTCATAGATGATATGAAAGCACTGCTTTCCGGTATGCTGGCACCGACTTTGAACGAGAACTTCCTGGGATATGCGGAGATCAAGGAAGTCTTCAATATTTCGAAACTTGGGAAAATTGGTGGTTGTATTGTCACTGAAGGTAACGTCAAGCGCGGTGCCAAAGTACGGCTGCTGCGCGATAACGTCGTGATCCATGAAGGCACTTTGGCAACCCTCAAACGGTTCAAGGATGAAGTGAAAGAAGTCAAGTCCGGTATGGAATGTGGAATGGCTTTTGAAAACTATCACGATTTGCAAGTTGGTGATTTCATCGAATGCTTTGAAATTGAGGAAGTGGCTCGCCAGCTTTAG